The following proteins are encoded in a genomic region of Inquilinus sp. KBS0705:
- a CDS encoding alpha-galactosidase, translated as MIKKLLLLVLLAGFLNAHAQQVSLSTGWKFKQGDSTLWASPQLDDSQWKAIDVARSWEGQGYPGYNGFGWYRLHVLIPSAIKQKSYLKDSLHIDLGSIDDNDEVYLNGSLIGKYGGAASSSIKEGNYGPRSYIIAANNPALLWDKENVIAIRVYDTGGDGGVYGTKFGISMNDIMDYVTINTDGDFTYGPKNSLAKSIKLTAKGSTYDYKGKLAFKVTDPETGTILYEKTNDAAFTMGRPFTYNFNIAALQKKSYSITYTFTDAASGSTLTKNETTPYILTPEPSATPKINGAEVYGARPGNPFLYLIPATGKKPMQYKATGLPAGLTLDEKTGIITGAVTAKGDYDITLTASNTLGSDTKKLTIKIGDVIGLTPALGWNSWNAWGLSVNDEKVRTSAREMAEKLSQFGWSYINIDDGWEAEKRLASGEITPNNKFPDMKGLSSYVHSLGLKMGIYSSPGPQTCGGYLGSWQHEEQDAKTYGDWGIDYLKYDWCSYSSVTVKDPQLADLKKPYQVIRAALDNVHRDIMLSLCQYGWGKVWEWGAEVGGNSWRTTGDIEDTWGSMSGIGFGQSAAVPFAQPGHFNDPDMLVVGKVGWGPSLHNSRLTFDEQYTHISLWSLQAVPLLIGCDMGRLDKFTLNLLTNAEVLAIDQDALGKAATQKIKNDTYQVWIKEMNDGSKAIGIFNTTDKFQAVTLSSADAGIIGYKKIRDVWQQKDMATNGGDLKTNIAPHGVMLVRVWK; from the coding sequence ATGATAAAGAAACTGTTACTGTTAGTATTGCTGGCCGGCTTTTTAAATGCCCATGCACAGCAGGTTTCGCTTTCAACCGGATGGAAGTTTAAGCAAGGCGATAGCACACTATGGGCGTCGCCGCAGTTAGACGATAGCCAATGGAAAGCCATTGATGTGGCCCGCAGCTGGGAGGGGCAAGGCTACCCCGGCTACAATGGCTTTGGCTGGTACAGGCTGCATGTGCTTATCCCATCGGCAATTAAACAAAAATCATACTTAAAGGATAGCCTGCACATTGACCTGGGCAGTATTGATGATAACGACGAGGTATACCTTAACGGCTCCCTGATAGGTAAATACGGCGGTGCGGCAAGCAGTAGTATCAAAGAGGGGAATTATGGCCCGCGCAGTTATATAATAGCAGCCAACAACCCGGCCCTTTTGTGGGATAAAGAGAATGTAATAGCCATACGTGTTTACGATACCGGCGGCGATGGTGGTGTTTATGGTACTAAGTTCGGCATCAGCATGAACGATATTATGGATTATGTAACCATAAATACCGATGGAGATTTTACTTATGGCCCAAAAAACAGCCTTGCTAAATCTATTAAATTAACGGCAAAGGGCAGCACCTATGATTATAAGGGCAAGCTGGCATTCAAAGTTACCGACCCCGAAACCGGCACTATACTTTACGAAAAAACTAATGATGCTGCGTTTACAATGGGCAGGCCCTTTACCTATAATTTTAACATAGCGGCGCTGCAAAAAAAATCGTACAGTATAACTTATACGTTTACCGATGCCGCATCGGGAAGTACCCTCACCAAAAACGAAACTACACCATACATACTTACGCCCGAGCCATCGGCTACGCCAAAAATCAATGGTGCCGAAGTTTATGGTGCAAGGCCGGGCAATCCATTTTTGTACCTGATACCAGCAACGGGTAAAAAGCCCATGCAATATAAAGCAACAGGCCTGCCGGCGGGTTTAACGCTCGACGAAAAAACGGGTATTATCACCGGTGCGGTAACTGCCAAAGGCGATTATGATATAACCCTTACAGCAAGCAATACTTTGGGTAGCGATACCAAAAAGCTTACCATTAAAATAGGCGATGTGATAGGTCTTACCCCGGCATTGGGATGGAATAGCTGGAACGCATGGGGCTTAAGTGTTAACGACGAAAAAGTACGGACATCGGCCCGCGAAATGGCCGAAAAGCTTAGCCAGTTTGGCTGGAGCTACATTAACATTGATGATGGATGGGAAGCTGAAAAGCGTTTAGCCAGCGGCGAAATAACGCCAAACAACAAATTCCCCGATATGAAGGGCCTAAGCAGTTATGTGCATAGCCTTGGGCTTAAAATGGGTATCTACTCGTCGCCAGGCCCGCAAACATGTGGTGGTTACCTGGGTAGCTGGCAGCACGAAGAGCAGGATGCCAAAACCTACGGCGATTGGGGAATTGATTATTTAAAATATGATTGGTGCTCATATAGCTCGGTAACGGTTAAAGACCCTCAACTGGCCGATCTGAAAAAGCCTTATCAGGTTATACGCGCTGCTTTAGATAATGTACATCGCGATATTATGCTTAGCCTTTGCCAGTATGGCTGGGGTAAAGTATGGGAGTGGGGTGCCGAAGTGGGCGGTAACAGCTGGCGCACTACAGGCGATATTGAAGATACCTGGGGCAGTATGTCGGGTATAGGCTTTGGGCAGTCGGCAGCGGTACCATTTGCACAGCCGGGGCATTTTAACGACCCCGATATGCTGGTGGTTGGTAAAGTGGGATGGGGGCCAAGCCTGCATAACAGCCGCTTAACCTTTGATGAGCAATACACACACATTAGCTTGTGGAGCCTGCAGGCCGTGCCGCTGCTGATAGGTTGCGATATGGGCCGCTTGGATAAGTTTACTTTAAACCTGCTCACCAATGCCGAAGTATTGGCTATTGACCAGGACGCTTTAGGTAAAGCCGCTACGCAAAAAATAAAGAATGACACCTACCAGGTTTGGATAAAGGAAATGAACGATGGCAGCAAAGCCATAGGCATATTTAATACAACAGATAAATTCCAGGCGGTAACGTTAAGCAGTGCTGATGCCGGAATTATAGGATACAAAAAAATAAGGGACGTATGGCAGCAAAAAGATATGGCTACCAACGGCGGCGACCTTAAAACAAATATTGCACCGCATGGGGTGATGCTGGTGAGGGTATGGAAGTAA
- a CDS encoding glycoside hydrolase family 127 protein — protein sequence MKKLCIILLVFCSFSAVAQKQDYPIQPLAFTKVKLTDHFWSSRIETNRTVTIPASFARCESTGRVKNFQMAAERKGKFCTTYPFDDTDIYKTIEGASYSLALHPDKQLDHYVDSMINIVAKAQEPDGYLYTARTIDPLHVGAWLGTERWVKEQENSHELYCAGHMYEGAVAHYMATGKRNFLDIAIRNADLLVRVFGPGKRHVAPGHEIVEMGLVRLYRITGKKEYLDLAKFFIDERGHKEYNKKSKSVFENGVYWQDDKPVIDQDEAEGHAVRAMYLYSGMADVAALTGDKEYLAAIDKIWDNMVGKKMYVQGSIGAVGDGERFGDNYELPNATAYNETCAAIGSVFWNQRMFLLHGESKYIDVLEKTLYNGLISGVGLDGKSFFYTNAMQIHDDFSHPDIERERAGWFTCSCCPTNVVRLMPSIPGYIYAQNGKDVFVNLFISGTGSLTLNSKQLKITQQNNYPWDGALAFTIDPANSMDFNLKIRIPGWAQNQAMPSALYSYQTPSNKQVQIKVNGTAIDYDVKNGYAVISRKWKKNDKVEMNLPMEVRRVIATDKLPEDNGKVALQRGPVMYCAEWKDNDGKASNIILPATTTLKPEYKPELLNGVMVLTGDVKTVNVDSAGQNISTQNKTLTAIPYYAWANRGKGEMTVWFPQQVKYVDLLTH from the coding sequence ATGAAAAAGCTTTGTATTATCCTATTAGTCTTTTGCAGTTTTAGTGCGGTTGCCCAAAAGCAGGATTATCCTATACAACCCCTAGCCTTCACTAAGGTGAAGCTAACGGATCATTTCTGGTCATCGCGTATCGAAACAAACCGTACAGTAACTATCCCGGCATCCTTTGCCCGTTGCGAGAGTACCGGCCGTGTAAAAAATTTCCAGATGGCTGCCGAGCGTAAAGGGAAATTTTGCACCACTTACCCGTTTGATGATACCGACATTTACAAAACTATAGAAGGGGCATCATACTCGCTTGCCCTACACCCTGATAAACAGTTGGATCATTATGTAGATTCCATGATCAACATTGTAGCTAAAGCGCAGGAGCCCGATGGCTACTTGTATACCGCCCGTACTATCGACCCACTACACGTAGGTGCATGGCTGGGTACCGAGCGTTGGGTAAAAGAACAGGAAAACAGCCACGAATTATACTGCGCGGGCCACATGTACGAAGGTGCGGTTGCACATTACATGGCTACCGGCAAACGCAATTTCCTGGATATTGCCATCCGCAACGCCGACCTGCTGGTGCGTGTTTTTGGCCCCGGTAAAAGGCATGTTGCCCCCGGTCACGAAATTGTTGAGATGGGTTTAGTAAGACTGTACCGCATTACCGGTAAAAAAGAATACCTGGATCTGGCTAAGTTTTTTATAGACGAACGCGGGCATAAAGAATATAACAAAAAAAGCAAAAGCGTTTTCGAGAATGGTGTGTACTGGCAGGATGATAAGCCGGTTATAGACCAGGACGAAGCCGAAGGCCACGCTGTACGTGCTATGTATCTGTACTCGGGTATGGCAGATGTTGCCGCCCTTACCGGTGATAAGGAATACCTTGCAGCTATTGATAAGATATGGGACAACATGGTAGGTAAAAAAATGTATGTACAGGGCAGCATTGGTGCCGTAGGCGATGGCGAGCGTTTTGGCGATAACTACGAGTTGCCCAACGCTACCGCTTATAACGAAACCTGCGCCGCCATAGGCAGCGTATTTTGGAACCAGCGTATGTTTTTACTGCACGGCGAATCTAAATACATTGATGTATTGGAAAAAACGCTGTATAACGGCCTGATATCAGGAGTTGGTTTGGATGGTAAATCATTCTTTTATACCAATGCCATGCAAATACACGATGATTTTAGTCACCCTGATATTGAGCGCGAGCGCGCGGGATGGTTCACCTGTTCTTGCTGCCCTACCAATGTGGTTAGGCTAATGCCATCAATCCCCGGCTATATTTACGCCCAAAATGGTAAGGATGTTTTTGTGAACCTGTTTATTAGCGGTACAGGCAGCTTAACCCTAAACAGTAAGCAATTAAAAATAACCCAGCAAAATAATTACCCATGGGATGGCGCGCTGGCCTTCACCATAGACCCTGCCAACAGCATGGATTTTAACCTGAAGATACGCATACCCGGCTGGGCACAAAACCAGGCCATGCCTTCGGCATTATACAGCTATCAAACACCGTCAAATAAACAGGTGCAAATAAAGGTTAATGGTACGGCTATAGATTATGATGTGAAAAATGGTTACGCCGTAATTAGCCGTAAATGGAAAAAGAACGACAAAGTTGAGATGAACCTGCCAATGGAAGTGCGCAGGGTAATAGCTACAGATAAACTGCCCGAAGATAACGGTAAGGTTGCCCTGCAACGTGGCCCCGTAATGTATTGCGCCGAGTGGAAAGATAACGATGGCAAGGCATCAAACATTATTTTACCCGCCACTACAACCCTTAAACCCGAATATAAGCCCGAATTGCTGAATGGTGTGATGGTATTGACCGGCGATGTAAAAACCGTAAATGTGGATAGCGCTGGGCAAAACATATCTACCCAAAATAAAACGCTTACAGCCATACCTTACTATGCCTGGGCCAACCGCGGCAAGGGCGAAATGACAGTTTGGTTTCCGCAGCAGGTAAAGTATGTTGATTTGCTAACCCATTAA